The Paramormyrops kingsleyae isolate MSU_618 chromosome 12, PKINGS_0.4, whole genome shotgun sequence region tcccgagttcagaatccaagattgggaaagttgtagttttatactgtttaagcactacttctcatttgtggctcattaaatcggtcacacacactataccgtccaactggatttcatgattagtctgattatttgttggatttacggtagttcaggctaattgtaagtgaacgaagataaagaccatttactGTAAACTGAGGTACCGGCTaaacaaaaaatcttgctttttgatatgggtccatggtattgcacttctgtggcaggtggaatgcatccgactcgtgttcaagatgttcaataaacatgttaagtgcatatatattcccttttttcttgagtctgtttgctcatgcaaaatgaaatgcgattaatatagattaaaaatgaatgatatttaatcgtgattaatcaaaattaatccacagcaaccctgtgattaatctgataaaaaattttaatcgtttgacagcactagtttaTACTAGTTTCATAAACTGCTTGTGCAGCGCGGTTGACCCCATcacagcatgtgtgcatgtgagtgggGGTGCAGTTAACCCTGTCACAGCATGCTTGCACGCGAGTGGGGGCGCAGTTAACCCCATCACAGCATGTGTGCATGGTTGACCCCGTCACAGCATGCATGCAAGAGAGTGGGGGTGCGGTTGCtagcagagcagagcagtggAGCCTGCAGCAGACAAtgagggaaaagaaaaaagacttGAAATGGAACTTTTGAAACTTTAAAACTTCGTTTGACTCGATATAAAAGATCCATATCGTGCTCTATTTGTATCTCGGTATGTTTTAAAATCTTGATACACCGCCTAACCCTACCAAATACAGAGTTACTTAGAATTACCTAACATGAAATACTGAATATGTTGCACCACAATTAAAGCTACAGTAGAATTGCATTTACAAAAGTTATCAATGCTAATTGTACACATTCCAACAATGCATACAAGCTTATTTCTGTACAGTTTATCATTGATACCACAGAAGTTACCCGGGAAAAAGTATATTCCTACTTTAATGTTGTTTGTAAATGAAAAGATTATTTATCTATGAGAGTATTCCATGAAGcaaaaataaagggaaaaaaggaaaaaaaaaataaaaggaaagtCTGTCTTATTTCAATAAGTCTGGCTCATGTTGGCTATGGGAATTGAACCAGGAACTTTTGCAGTGTGTGGTGACAGCATGAACCACTGTACCACTGTGTCACTGTACTGGGCACTTGTAAGATTTACATAACTTCCACATTTATTCTGTCTGCAATTCTTTGTCAAGCCAACTCCCTGTCTtaatggccacagtattgcctttttagTGATTACATCTTTGTGTTCTTCATACACAAAGTGaaactatgcaagtctgtcttgtatgAGCCTTGATTAATTAAAGCTGAACTGCGTTACTGGAACAACATGCTACTAGTTTGAGATGGCGCtagtttgagtctgactttctttagctactttcatggaatacacCCCAGAGAAACAAAGAATCCTTGTTTATGGGCTTTATTTGCTTcatcaaataatacagaaagTAATTGTGGAAAAAAGTACAAGAATTTATCTTAATTTAATGAAAAAACTATTCCTGGCTCCATTATTGAAATACATGTTATTTAAACCACTTATATGATTATTTTCCCATGCAGGAATTACAATGTGGGATCTTGAAGACCTTAAAAAAGACTCGGATGAAAGAATTCAGCACAACACAGAATTCGATGTCATTGCATCTGATTCTGTAGAAGATAAGACAGGGGCTCTAAATGTTGATGCTTCACTAAAAGCAAGTTTCTTAGGGGGACTGATTGAGGTTGATGGATCTGCTAAATATCTTAAGGACACAAAGGCTTCAAAAAAACAGGCACGTGTCACCCTGAAGTATAAAACAACTACGAAGTTCAAGCAGCTGTCTATGAGTCACCTTGGACGGGGAAATGTTAAACACCCATATGTGTTTGAGAAGGGAATAGCCACACACGTGGTTACAGCAGTGCTGTACGGTGCTcaggcattttttgtttttgatcgAGAAGTTTCAGAAAGTGAGGACCAGCAAAACATTGAGGGGAACCTGCAAGTGATGATAAAGAAAATATCAAAATTGTCGATCGAAGGGGAGGCTTCCTTAAAGTTGACAGACTCTGACAAAGCTACTGTTGATAAGTTGTCTTGTAAATTCTATGGGGACTTTGCTCTGAAACAGAACCCTGTTTCCTTCCAGGATGCTGTAAACGTATACACAACACTTCCAGCTCTGCTGGGTGAAAATGGGGAAAACGCTGTGCCAGTCAGGGTGTGGTTACTCCCCCTGGAAATCATAGATTCTTCTGCTGCCAGAATAGTGCGTCAAATCAGTGTCAGTCTAGTAAATCAAACACAGAGCATGATAGATGACTTCAATGAAATAGAAATGCAATGCAATGATATTAAAACCAGAAAGATTATTAAATACTTTCCTAAGATTGACGAAAAGGTGAAATTCTTCAAGGATATGTGCCTGATGTATAAATCAGTGTTTCAGAGTTCTCTGTCAAGAATTTTACCATCAATTCGTGGAGGTAGAAAAGATGAATGTGAGCTTGCAGACATCCTAACAAAGAAGGAACAGTCTCCCTTCAATAGCAATAAACTTAAGAAATGGCTGGACTGCAAAGAGGAAGAAATGAGCCTGCTCCAAGTGTACACTGATATGATGAAAGACACAAAAATTCTGGCATCAAAGAATGAGCTTGAAAGTGAAATCTTAAATAATACAGAGAGGAGTATAGTGTGCTTTGCATTTACATCACTGGGTGAGAAAGAGCCGTATCTGTCCTGCTTGCAGAGTCACTTAAAGGCTCTTTCAACTGCAAAGCAAACAGAACCAACAGAAGAAGATGGGAAGGATGTCGAGCCGTGTGAGTTTTACTTCTCAGAAAAAATTAAAGAACAAGTAATCCTCTTCATAAATTTTGCAAAGGCAAACAAGGATAACGAGAAAACACACTTTATATCAGCATCCATACCTAATGATAAGCACAAAGGGGCAAGTATTTACCTTTACAAAGATGGGAATGAACAAAGTGACCATTTTGAGCCTCCGTCAAAGCCTGAAAGACCAAATGCATCTGACGCCACTCATGACAgtgtgacaataaagctgagTCACCCCCAGTATGGATCCAGTGAAATCACACACTACCTGGTTGAATACTGTGCTAATAAGTCAGGTAGCTGGAAATTTGCTGAAGTACCCAAATCTAACCTAGAATGTACTGTGTCTGGGCTGCTTCCCCACACAGGCTACAGGTTCAGATACAAGGCAGCGTGTCCAGCAGGTGTCAGTCTAACCAGTGAAGCTGACAGCATTAAAACTTTGCCCACAAGTCCTCCTGTGAAGCCAAAACAAACATATGTAGACTTAGAGGAGATTGAAGTTTCTTGGACAAAACCTGTTATAATTGGAAATGGGGTCAGCATTGAAAATTATGTTGTTGAgtacagaaataaagaaaatgaaaataagtcagactggaaaaaaaagacCAGTAAAGGTGAAGTCTGTAAAATTACTGGGTTACAGCCAGATACAGCTTATTGTATTAGAATTATGTGCAATTGTGGTGAATCTGCTCAAAGCAAAGAAAGTCTGACAATCTCTATTTCAACATTGTCAGAAACCACAATAGTAGCTGAAAGGATAAAACGAAAGAGTGAATGTCTTAGCCAAGGGGTCCCCTCTGTGTACAAAGTTCCCCTGCAGGAGATACCCACAAACTTAGATGGATGCAAGAGATATGCTTTTGGCAAAGAGAACATCAGGGAACATCGAACCATTATGGTCATTGGGGCAACTGGAGCAGGAAAATCAACCCTAATAAATGGGATGATCAACTATATTTTGGGTGTTAAGTGGGAAGACGATTTCCGATTCAAATTAATTGATGAGGGTGTTTTAAAATCACAAGCAGAGAGCCAAACAGCCCTTGTCACCACCTATGAAATTAATTATCAAGATGGATATACAATAAGCTACTCCATCACTATCATCGACACCCCAGGTTTTGGTGACACAAGAGgaatagagagagacagagcaatCACTGATCAGATCCGGACATTTTTCACCTCTGACAACGGCATCAGCGCTATAGATGCCGTCTGCTTCGTAACTCAGGCCTCACTGGCACGACTAACACATGCACAGAAATATGTGTTTGACTCCATCCTTTCCATTTTTGGTAAAGACATAGCAGACAATATCCAGATGCTTGTGACATTTGCAGATGGACAGAAGCCCCCAGTTCTAGAGGCCATCAACGTGTCTGTTATACCATGTCCCAGAAAAGAAAATGGGATTCCTGTTCACTTCAAATTCAACAATTCAGCACTGTTTGCAGACAATTCTCATTCAGTCTATGTGAAAAATAGTGATGATGAAAATGAGGAAGATGGTGATGACAACTTTGACAAGATGTTCTGGTGAATGGGTGTGAAGAGCATGAAGACGTTTTTTGTTGCCATAAGAAGTATGGAAACCAAGAGCTTGAGGCTAACTAGGGAAGTCCTCAAAGAACGTAAAGAGCTGGAAACTGCAGTCACAGGTCTGCGACCACAGATCCGAGCTGGTTTGGCCAAACTGGGTGAAATCAAAAGGACCCGACAAAAAAATCCCAAAGCCACTGGTGTCAAACTGACAGCTCAGGAAATAAGACAAGAGGAGGAAATTGAACATCTTCAAAAAGTCGTACTGGATCTAATTGAAACATCGCAAAGGTGTTTAACTCGACTAAATGAAATCGCTTTAAAGCCCAACCCACTTTCTATACCAGAATACATTGATCTGCTGATTGAAAATGAAATGGCAGAAGCTAAAGCTGGATTCCTGCAGCGAATTCAATCATTTGAAGCAGAATCGGGTGATAAATTGATTTCATCGATTAATTCAAATTTCTGGTTTAGAACGATGTGTGAAGTGAAAATCGCAATTCACTTTAAACTATCTAATTATGATGGAGCCCATTAAGTTAccaaaatacagtggaaaccgcttatagtgatcacatcTGTCTGGGTGACACTGATCACTATaagtcaggggtgggcaattATTTTTCCCAGGGGGCCAAATGAGACACGGACTGTTCTGGAGGGCCAAGCCTGACCAACAGCCTGTATTAAATTCTGCTCGACATGAATTTGATCTCTTTACAAAAAGCCGCACATTGTAAGGTTTTTATACTGTAAGCTGCtgctgtaagagtaggtgtcaCAATTGGCAATGAAAACAGGGAGCAGGGATAGTAAAAACGTGAATATTTTATCACTATTTAATCAACATTCAAAAAAACGATCTTGAAAATGTGCATGTTTTTGCAGTATTTCAAGGACTACCATTAAAttaactttaaattaaaaagtaacaagtcctattgctgttttgtttgttgagCGTGTTTAGTGTCATAATGGTGAGTCAAATTGTAATCCTTAAACACAGCGATCTGTTTCCACAAAGCACACAGCCTTACCTTTGACTTAAGGAGATAAATACTTAGATGTCTTGTTAAAAACTCTACATTCTGTATAAGTCTTTCTTTTTGTAACGTTGTTGAGGACTAACAGCTAGCTCACGTCTGTCCTAAACATCTGCTTGCCAACACAATAACAGTTAACAGATAAGTTAGGGAAGGCTGTCAATGAGTAACTCAGACAACaatttgaccagcaggtgccGCTACCGTGCACCATGCAGTGAGGCTTGGAGTAATGAACTGTtttctgacatttggaaagGAAGCTTCATTGCTTCAGAAAGCTTTGTTTCGACATCGCTACTTATGGGTGTCGCAATACGCATATCATTAATATTGTAGGCATACTATTAATCTGCTTATgaaattgtgggcgtaagtaaGCTTCTGTATAGTACCGAAAATCTGGCGTCGGCCCAAATTTTGCACTCCCCATATAAAGCCCTGATGATTATTCCGCATACGCCACATGATGGCGAGTGCATCGCGATGTTATACTGTGCAACCCTAATAAATACAAGTGTGCGCATCAGTTCATTACTGTAATCCACACCCATCGACGCCCCAAATCTTACCATATAAGGTGGTGCTGCCACATGTCCCCAGGATCTGCCAAatgtcaaaagcaaaaaaaagggaaaaaaggaaaaaaaaaaaataaaaaaaataaacttataAGAAGCGTAACCTTTATCTACGGAGCCTGGAAGGGACGTGGAAAAATTGTAAGTTCAAGAATAAAAACATGgattttcattatttacatttattgcaCTACGCTTGGTCCTGAGAATGTGTAAGATCCGTTCGTTTTTACGGACAGACGGGTCCTTACTAAAACATCGATAAATACTGGATTTTCCCTCTATGAACAGGTTACGAACAAATTCGTTCTGCCCACATTTCAGGAATGAGACCCAATGAGTTTCAAACTTTGCAATAAGGAATGAAGCTGTTGTAGAATAAACAAGTTTTTCTATGAAAGCAGACATTAGCAATTACAGTAATTAATCACAAgaatgtgaaataaaaatgttactttGTCAAATTAATTTATATGTATGTTGATTTATAATGAAAAGGAAAGAAATATGATCTTTCTGTTTTTGcggtttaatgtttttttatatatatatacatgtctCGACTGATGCTGTTTAATTTACTGTATCCTGTACCATTGCATTTATGTTGGGTGGAAGAAGTCTTAACCTTAATGTATCTCAGCTTGGAATTGGAAACAATCATTTGATGTAATAAAATTACCTGCAATACAGTAATGGTGGATGGTGAATGAGTATACAAATATTGCTATCACATGAATGGattttaaaattacaattaATTTTTTATAAGCATCAGCAGCTTTTCTAATAAATAATTATCAACACATTAACAGTGTTTTTCCTTATCATTATTATCCACATATATTGTCCATAATCACTTATCCAGTGCAGTGTGGTGGTGAGACACCCTGAGTGTGATACCAGTCACAGGGCTCACTGACATTCACTCATacatacaatcacacactgTTCACTTTATTATaagagaaaaatgaaaatgaaatctacacaaacatggggagaacatgcaaacaccacactaacacacacacagttgtgtaattttatctttgtggggactctctattcatttctagggggaaaaccctaatcccaacatgacgaccttaaccgcTACCTAGGGGTGGAAGTAACGAATTACAACTACTCACGTTACTGTAATTAAGTCGTTTTTTCCGGTAGTTGTACTTTTATGAGTATATTTTTAAGTCTGTAATTTTACTTGTacttaaatacaaattaaagtAAGGAATCTACTTTGCTACTTTTAAAATCGCAATTCATTCCTGAGTACGCCAacaatttaaattaatattcaaACTTTTCACCGGCATTTCGGTAGCCAATGAAGGTATCCGATGGCAAACGGACCAATGAACCCTGATATCTGGATTGGAAAAAAGCACCCGGCCCCACTGCAGCACGTTTTGATCATAATTGCACAGTGAAGGAGCTCGGAGTAATCTAAGGACTGAAGGTCTGGAGAAACAAACTTCATGGAGGACAGCAACATTCAAAACAGTGAAAATGACCAAGGAATACCAGAGGATGAGTGTCCCTGGCTGCACTTGGGGGAGCTGTTCACATACAGagggaggaaaggagacagCGTGCTAATGCAGTGCAAActttgtttgccatctgtggTGATTTCGGCATACCAGACTTCAGCCTCAAATCTCAGAAAGACTCTGTGAACTTTGAAAATCAGCTTTTGCTGAAACTTAACAAAAGGTTCATAAAGTGAACTGTCCAAGACATATTTATGTCCAAGGCTTTAAGGCCCTTGCCCAACTGTTTGTTTGCTGTGCTCTGGTAAAATTTATTACTACAGGCAAAACTcctgtttaatgtttattttcagaaatTTCCTGAATTTCATGCATTGATATACTTCTTCAGTAATGTAGAAATGTTTGAAGTAGCTATTTTCTACATGGTTCTCCAATTTGATTCAGTGGTTATTGATAATTCATAAAATATCAACGGCTAAAAAAAGGAACTAGTAGTCTGAGTAGTTTTTGAGAAGAGTACTTTATACTTTAAATTAAGTACTTTTTTCACACTAGTACTTTTACTTGTAATTGAGTAGTATTTCAGCAATGTAACAGTAACCGTACTTAAGTACAAATTTTCAGTACTCCTTCCACCACTGccgctacccagccctaaccttaaccataagtaaccaaacaaaatacaagacttctggcatttttacttttttgatttcaATCACAGACCTTGATGTGGACCtaaaaaatggttcccacaaaAATCAGGTTATTAATACATTGTggaggtccccacaatgtaatataaagctaattcacacacacacacacacacacacatattcatatctttatggggacccatcattcatttctatgggtagcGTCAGGTgagtaatttaataataaagatattGAAAGGCAAATGAGAACATTAATCTTACATTGTACTTTAGATGTGTTGGTGACTGCAGGGATGGAGCTGGGACAGGTTTGGTGCatgtgggggcagggggaggcTGGTTTTGGTGGTGGAGGTTTAAACCAGAGGACCACAATGCAGTTGTCTCATCTTACTAGTGTGGAAGATAAATAATTAATACTACTAAAACCCTCCTTCCTTACTTAAATCACTTGCTGAACTTCTTGACAATAATTCAGAGTGAGACTTAAGGTAAAGTAAGGAAAAGTatcttttaatcagcaggaGAAGCACAGATGCAGGGTATCCCTGTCCCAAGGAGTGACGCACCCAACAAAAGAAATACAGTTTATATAGTTTTTACAACCTTCCtcaaaaaacatttcaataatAATTGGCTCCTTCTCGGAAAAGTAATTCACCTATCAAAAGCTCATTAACAATGATTGGTTAATTCACCTAGAGGTGTGTTAATTATAGTTGGTTACTACCTCAAGAGGCACATTTTCTTGCACGTGTTTGTATTGGTTATGCAGTCACCTTGTTTAACCCCTTAGTTACCGTATCTTAGGGCtggacgatttatcgatttcaaatcgaaatcgcgatttgaaacaacaaaattgctgtgagaatagttttacaaattcatgccgtgctccctgtgtgacagtcattctcaccaataaCAAGCACCATGCTTCTCGCATGTCAGTCATGTTCACCAATCAGAAGTTgcccaagaaggcgtataggcccacaaacagcaaacacgtgaaacccaaagaaaatgttacattcacTGTGCGGGAAAATACTGAGctgtaagtgaattgccttcttATTTCATGATctgagattgtttcagaaaagtcctatcatcaatagaaccagcgagctccttttaaacaccagctgcgatatacttcagcgtatcatactTGTTGTGTTTAAGATCCATGCGGGATGCAGCTGAGATAGACACTAATACTGTGGACTGGGATATTGACTGCACTCTCCAGAACAATAGGGGGCGCAGTAGAAAGAGAGGTGTGTACTAAAAAAGTAAggagaaaataaagaaaagttaACCGTTCTTCTGGATCCTTCAATGTATTATTTTCTGATGAGTATAACAAATTGGTGATGAGGATGAGTGCTTCAGTACCAAGCCCACCATCCTTTCTTTCTCATGCTGGTGAGCCGCCAATACCGTTTCATACGTGGCAGAGGATTTTCGACAACTACATGCTAGTAATAAATGCTACAGGAGACGCATGGCCAGATGCAAGGAGACGTGCGGTTTTGCTACACTGCCTGGGTCTGGAAGGACAGCGTGTGTTTTATACTCTGCCACAACAAGGTACAACATATGGGGAAGCCACTCTCGAGAACCTCATTGTTCTAAAAGTTAGTAGTTGCATGCAGGCACACATTCCAGCAACACATTCATGCAGCGAGCTGATGAAACTGTGTCCCAGTATGTGGCTGCTTTAAGAGCTTTAGCTACATCCTGCGATTTTGGACAAATGGAAAGTGAGATGATACGAGATCAGTTAATATCAAACTCTTATCTCACTGCGGTGAAGGATAAGTTATTACTGGAGGACGATCTCACACTGGACAATGCTCAGAGGATAGCAGAGCAGGTCGAGGCAGCGGTTACAAATGCCGTGCTGCTTTCGTCAGCCAGGACCGTCCCGACTGCACAGGTTCATGCTATTGGAACGCAGAACACACGTTTTCGAGGGAGAAGAGTAGCGCGCCCAGCTAAATCACCGGCGTCGGACCGGCACCAAAGCAAACCGGTGAACGTTACTCAGCAGCAACGTAAATGCTTCAGATGTGGATCCATCAGGCATTTGGCTAATGATAAAAACTGTCCAGCTGCTTCGGTCAAATGCAATAACTGCGGGAAACTAGGACACTTCGCTAAGGTATGCAAATCAGCTGTAAGTGAAGTGAGAGAAGTTGTTGTCCCAGAACTAACTGTGCTCTGCGTAGATGACCTTGAATTTTTGACAGCAGTGCATGATAAGATTACCTGCACTGATAACATTGAAGCGTCACAGGGAGATTTTCATACTTTGGAGCTACTTGTAGATACTGGAGCTTCTGTATCTATTTTACCAGAGTCAATGTACAAACGATATTTTGCTGACTGCGCACTCCAGGGACCAAAAGTTAAATTAGTTGCTTATGCTAGAAGTGAGCTATCTGTTATTGGCTGTTTGC contains the following coding sequences:
- the LOC140577727 gene encoding stonustoxin subunit alpha-like, giving the protein MWDLEDLKKDSDERIQHNTEFDVIASDSVEDKTGALNVDASLKASFLGGLIEVDGSAKYLKDTKASKKQARVTLKYKTTTKFKQLSMSHLGRGNVKHPYVFEKGIATHVVTAVLYGAQAFFVFDREVSESEDQQNIEGNLQVMIKKISKLSIEGEASLKLTDSDKATVDKLSCKFYGDFALKQNPVSFQDAVNVYTTLPALLGENGENAVPVRVWLLPLEIIDSSAARIVRQISVSLVNQTQSMIDDFNEIEMQCNDIKTRKIIKYFPKIDEKVKFFKDMCLMYKSVFQSSLSRILPSIRGGRKDECELADILTKKEQSPFNSNKLKKWLDCKEEEMSLLQVYTDMMKDTKILASKNELESEILNNTERSIVCFAFTSLGEKEPYLSCLQSHLKALSTAKQTEPTEEDGKDVEPFPLQEIPTNLDGCKRYAFGKENIREHRTIMVIGATGAGKSTLINGMINYILGVKWEDDFRFKLIDEGVLKSQAESQTALVTTYEINYQDGYTISYSITIIDTPGFGDTRGIERDRAITDQIRTFFTSDNGISAIDAVCFVTQASLARLTHAQKYVFDSILSIFGKDIADNIQMLVTFADGQKPPVLEAINVSVIPCPRKENGIPVHFKFNNSALFADNSHSVYVKNSDDENEEDGDDNFDKMFW